A genomic segment from Rhinatrema bivittatum chromosome 19, aRhiBiv1.1, whole genome shotgun sequence encodes:
- the LOC115080516 gene encoding uncharacterized protein LOC115080516 yields MASVLVKTAIDNGEGEVRPPASESSGPELLILAERERESPGQKHKTQSEGLQWAAAESGPISIVIREPDPSSPRGEARGASTDSRNKEPHWELMGMKESLSQEPTRAEQALSLEAAASKKGLNWDAVGVTEGQSQESPGAEEGSSWERGEGWRQVPAGAEEDLSRQPLKAREGPSQKPAGARESVSWEPTEAGGRLGQELVDTGKDLIWEPVGTMEDPSWDCLIQEAVVIREDVHRALDEEDLRDRQTAATAITGRQEVGVENSPPAAHVNRSGARGTGGLGRDEILQDITQPGQQVGEVVHPEPARAPIATRNTEAAAPGDRGQWEEEAGEGHAQRSAGGGKETREGEAAGREILPQSAQRLKRSCQGSATPPAPGQPECRDGMALENGEQSGAAVQGGSAVSAHPELPPCCSETPIEREIRLSLEREELLRRERGMAPSPGSQQYVEVRTKPILSQPLPKQRDRQLAGAQMQRDILQESQREEDLVQLGKVRGLYDRGMPQELQEKRLLFEQKPEALAPESPFLKRAGRGFPTETLPPKSPETKRGPPPAEANGASLNVLEHSLSSSPPSATLPGTEPSPSPRCAAESIQANPFFKLRSHSPQSLLEQEIREVRERENELRRLRRSLYGSQPQDSSDQDRPDAGHSTEGSSSSSFPERLSFGKLDVTWPPPTLSDSTNGRVSEQEERGVGSLRQRSVLLQRWEAGMVSSYPPQDEQ; encoded by the coding sequence ATGGCATCGGTGCTTGTGAAAACCGCTATTGATAACGGTGAAGGGGAGGTCAGACCTCCAGCGAGTGAAAGCAGTGGCCCAGAGCTGCTCAtcctggcagagagagagagggagagtccGGGACAGAAGCACAAGACCCAGTCTGAAGGTCTGCAGTGGGCGGCAGCAGAGAGCGGCCCCATCTCCATCGTTATCCGTGAGCCGGACCCCAGTTCTCCCCGAGGGGAAGCGAGAGGAGCCTCCACGGATTCCAGAAACAAAGAGCCCCACTGGGAGCTCATGGGGATGAAGGAGAGTCTGAGCCAGGAGCCCACGCGGGCTGAGCAGGCTCTGAGCCTGGAAGCGGCAGCGTCCAAGAAGGGCTTGAACTGGGATGCCGTAGGGGTCACggagggtcagagccaggagagtcCAGGAGCTGAGGAGGGCTCGAGCTGGGAGCGAGGGGAAGGCTGGAGGCAGGTGCCAGCTGGAGCCGAAGAGGACCTGAGCAGGCAGCCCCTgaaggccagggaaggaccaagCCAGAAGCCGGCAGGGGCCAGGGAGAGCGTGAGCTGGGAGCCCACAGAGGCTGGGGGCCGTCTGGGTCAGGAGCTCGTGGACACTGGGAAAGATCTCATTTGGGAGCCTGTGGGAACCATGGAGGATCCAAGCTGGGATTGTCTGATTCAAGAGGCTGTGGTTATTAGGGAGGATGTGCATCGGGCGTTGGATGAGGAGGATCTgcgagacagacagacagcagcCACTGCTATCACCGGCAGGCAAGAGGTAGGGGTGGAAAACTCCCCGCCTGCAGCCCATGTGAATAGATCAGGGGCCAGGGGCACAGGTGGCTTAGGCAGGGATGAGATCCTGCAGGACATTACCCAGCCAGGCCAGCAGGTGGGAGAGGTCGTCCACCCAGAGCCGGCCAGGGCTCCCATAGCAACCCGCAACACCGAGGCTGCTGCTCCCGGGGACAGggggcagtgggaggaggaggcaggggaggggcaCGCCCAGCGCTCAGCAGGTGGAGGAAAGGAAACCCGGGAGGGCGAGGCGGCAGGGAGAGAGATCCTGCCGCAATCTGCCCAGCGGCTGAAGCGCAGCTGCCAGGGCTCAGCGACTCCCCCAGCCCCTGGGCAGCCCGAGTGCCGGGACGGCATGGCGCTGGAGAACGGGGAGCAGAGCGGGGCGGCGGTGCAGGGGGGCAGCGCCGTGTCCGCGCACCCGGAGCTGCCCCCCTGCTGCTCGGAGACCCCCATCGAGCGGGAGATCCGGCTGAGCCTGGAGCGCGAGGAGCTGCTGCGCAGGGAGCGGGGCATGGCCCCGTCGCCGGGCTCCCAGCAGTACGTGGAGGTGAGGACGAAGCCCATCCTGAGCCAGCCCCTGCCCAAGCAGAGGGACCGCCAGCTGGCTGGCGCCCAGATGCAGCGGGACATCCTGCAGGAGAGCCAGCGGGAGGAGGACCTGGTGCAGCTGGGCAAGGTGCGGGGCCTCTACGACCGGGGGATGCCGCAGGAGCTGCAGGAGAAGAGGCTGCTGTTCGAGCAGAAGCCAGAGGCCCTGGCCCCCGAGTCCCCGTTCCTGAAGAGAGCGGGCAGGGGCTTCCCCACCGAGACCCTGCCACCCAAAAGTCCAGAAACCAAGAGGGGGCCTCCCCCGGCGGAAGCGAACGGCGCCAGCCTGAACGTCCTGGAGCAcagcctctcctcctctcccccctcggCCACCCTCCCCGGGACCGagccttccccctctccccgctGCGCAGCGGAGTCCATCCAGgctaaccccttcttcaagctgcGCTCCCACAGCCCTCAGTCCCTGCTGGAGCAGGAGATACGGGAGGTGAGAGAACGGGAGAATGAACTCCGCAGGCTGAGGCGCAGCCTGTACGGGTCGCAGCCCCAGGACAGCTCAGACCAGGACCGGCCTGACGCAGGGCACTCCAcagagggcagcagcagcagcagctttccaG